Genomic window (Vibrio pomeroyi):
TTTCTTTGTTCCAGTGTTTTACAAACTCGGCCTGACCTCGATTTACGAATACCTAGAACACCGCTTTGGCGTTGTTGCTCGCACGATCAATTCCATCGTGTTTATTGTGGTTCAGTGTATTTCGGCAGGGGTTATTCTGTATGCGGTGGCATTGATTTTAGTGCAAGTGTTGCCCGTGAGTATCTCTGAGGCAATCATCTACATCAGCCTGTTTACCGCCTTGTATACCTATGCGGGGGGCATCTCAACCGTCATATGGACAGACATGCTGCAGTCGGCAGTATTGATTATCGGCAGCATTGCGATCTTTGGTTTATTACTGATGAAGATTGATGCGGGGGAGGTGTTGTCTCCTGAGCATCTGAATATCATCAACCTCGATTTTGATCTTGGCGTCGACACCACATTGTGGGCAGGTGTAGTAGCAGTGAGCTTTTTGCACTTGAGCGTATATGGCACTAACCAACTGATTATCCAAAGAACACTGGCGACAAAAAACGTTCAGACAGCACAAAAATCCATGCTGCTTTGTGGTTACGGCGCGTTCTTCATCTATCTGTTTTTTGCTGTGATGGGCGTTCTGTTGAGTGTCTTCTATCAAGACTCCAGCTTTGAAAACAGTAATGAAGTGATTCTCGATTTCGTGTTTAACCACACTAACCCAATCATTGTTGGGCTTGTGATTTCTGCATTGTCGGCAGCGGCGATGTCGACACTGGATTCCACTTATAACTCAATGGCGACCGTGGCAACGTTCGATTTTTATAAGCGCTTCTTCCGTAAGAAAGCCTCTGACGCGCACTATGAATCGGTGGCAAGA
Coding sequences:
- a CDS encoding sodium/solute symporter (Members of the Solute:Sodium Symporter (SSS), TC 2.A.21 as described in tcdb.org, catalyze solute:Na+ symport. Known solutes for members of the family include sugars, amino acids, nucleosides, inositols, vitamins, urea or anions, depending on the system.) encodes the protein MVTYSSFVVIALYVLTTLFISYLVNKRYSVGGDFSTGGKQFGWFTAGVSILATYISAMTFVGMPGWVYSSGMEAMSVHLNYPVVIFFAVVFFVPVFYKLGLTSIYEYLEHRFGVVARTINSIVFIVVQCISAGVILYAVALILVQVLPVSISEAIIYISLFTALYTYAGGISTVIWTDMLQSAVLIIGSIAIFGLLLMKIDAGEVLSPEHLNIINLDFDLGVDTTLWAGVVAVSFLHLSVYGTNQLIIQRTLATKNVQTAQKSMLLCGYGAFFIYLFFAVMGVLLSVFYQDSSFENSNEVILDFVFNHTNPIIVGLVISALSAAAMSTLDSTYNSMATVATFDFYKRFFRKKASDAHYESVARKMSLVAAASVVVPALLAVSNESVLKTIASLTSIFVGIRLGSFILGLFFKQANEKGVIAGSIGSVAVVFIAKYSGISWPWFALIGTVVFLVLGVVVSRFWGEVTQQQHEFIAKQKHLFAKPTASHYGLLVFAVVTIAACTVIPDWLYAALS